One stretch of Chitinophaga pendula DNA includes these proteins:
- a CDS encoding SusD/RagB family nutrient-binding outer membrane lipoprotein, whose translation MKHLLRYMILPAIIVSMAACTKNFEDMNTNPGKITDISARELPFMFSRAQSAAPMNQSYYQTAQNLYADLYAQYFALTTTNFQTDRYVINDGWLPRPGIVANVLTAPQLKTIFQYTDPASGEYALASIMWVYTFHRFTDYFGPVPYFQVGEAQQRIPYDPQDKIYDDFFKRLDLAVANLKKLSVANVFGTYDLIYGGDVQQWIRFANTLRLRLAMRISLVAPERARQEAETAIAAGVMTENIHTAWLKRSLKNDGNGLSQIGSYNEFSMSSTMASYLKGYNDPRLEVFFQPSVAGNKYRGLRNGSTAAAINLPLNRPAQTSNVGKRWAAWNGAAWVPQLEASQAVIYAAEAYFLRAEAALNGWNAAGSAADLYAKGIEMSLRQWGITDASVINNYIQSSAMPTAPGDAENSPAVATIPVKFSPSADIQRQQIGTQKWLAIYPDGIEAWAEYRRSGYPQMYPVLQSDNTDLPAGVFIKRLPYPSTEATTNSEELKKGIQLLGGPDNAATKLWWDKN comes from the coding sequence ATGAAACACCTACTCCGATATATGATCCTGCCGGCAATAATAGTATCCATGGCTGCCTGCACCAAAAACTTCGAAGACATGAATACCAATCCGGGTAAGATCACAGACATCTCCGCCCGCGAACTGCCCTTCATGTTCTCAAGGGCTCAGTCGGCCGCCCCCATGAATCAATCATACTATCAGACCGCGCAAAACCTGTACGCAGATCTCTACGCCCAGTATTTTGCACTCACCACCACCAACTTCCAGACAGACCGCTACGTGATCAACGATGGGTGGCTCCCCCGCCCCGGTATCGTAGCCAACGTACTCACCGCACCTCAGCTCAAAACAATCTTCCAATATACCGATCCGGCCTCCGGAGAATATGCCTTAGCCAGCATCATGTGGGTATACACCTTTCATCGCTTCACCGACTACTTCGGGCCAGTACCGTATTTCCAGGTAGGCGAAGCACAACAGCGTATACCCTACGATCCGCAGGATAAGATCTACGACGACTTCTTCAAACGGCTGGACCTAGCTGTCGCCAATCTCAAAAAACTATCCGTCGCCAATGTCTTCGGTACCTACGACCTGATATATGGTGGTGATGTACAGCAATGGATCCGTTTCGCCAACACACTACGCCTTCGGCTGGCCATGCGCATATCACTGGTAGCACCGGAACGTGCCAGGCAGGAAGCTGAAACCGCCATCGCCGCCGGCGTGATGACAGAAAATATCCATACCGCCTGGCTCAAAAGATCACTGAAAAACGATGGGAATGGCCTCTCCCAAATTGGCTCCTACAACGAGTTCAGCATGAGCTCCACCATGGCGTCTTACCTGAAAGGATATAACGATCCCCGCCTCGAAGTATTCTTTCAGCCGTCCGTCGCCGGCAATAAATACAGAGGTCTCCGGAATGGTAGCACCGCTGCAGCTATCAACTTACCACTCAACCGCCCGGCCCAGACCTCCAATGTAGGAAAACGATGGGCTGCCTGGAATGGCGCCGCCTGGGTACCGCAACTCGAAGCCTCCCAAGCCGTCATCTACGCAGCAGAAGCCTACTTCCTGAGGGCAGAAGCAGCTTTGAATGGATGGAATGCTGCCGGATCAGCAGCAGACCTCTATGCCAAAGGAATAGAGATGAGCCTGCGGCAATGGGGCATTACTGATGCATCCGTTATCAATAACTACATACAGTCCTCCGCAATGCCCACCGCTCCCGGAGATGCAGAAAACTCCCCGGCAGTAGCAACCATACCGGTGAAATTCAGCCCCTCCGCAGATATCCAGCGGCAACAGATCGGCACCCAGAAATGGCTGGCCATCTACCCCGATGGTATAGAAGCTTGGGCTGAATACCGGCGCAGTGGCTATCCGCAAATGTACCCGGTACTACAGTCCGATAATACAGATCTCCCCGCAGGTGTCTTCATTAAACGCCTCCCTTATCCGTCCACCGAAGCTACCACCAATAGCGAAGAACTGAAGAAAGGCATACAACTGCTGGGTGGCCCCGATAACGCAGCAACAAAGCTCTGGTGGGATAAAAATTGA
- a CDS encoding alpha/beta hydrolase family protein: MVVVTTPLCGQTTNAANQPEDRIAAQLRKEAAAAFRHHSTSFSMQHWRETKEALKQKIIRHTGVRIDHDLPLLYRETGHTQQNGYVVKNILFQTQPGVMATANLYIPDGKGPFPAVINSHGHWKDARMGEMVQSLAHSLAQQGFVCLNIDAWGAGERTSIQGEAEYHGANLGASLMNIGTSLMGMQLTDNIRGVDLLCTLQEVDKTRIGATGASGGGNQTMWLAALDERIKAAAPVVSVGTFESYIVHSNCVCELLPDGLTFTEEAAVLGLIAPRALKICNAQRDASKSFSPQEMLRTYHQLSPIYAQEKAKDKCSYEIFNTTHGYWPEIRAAVLGWFTLQLKGTGTGAPQQLATVDLLSLEQLAVFPHTSRDTAVMSTAAYCHRQGTLRREAYLHTTAFNQARKRKELAEILRLQPVPPAQQVQHKSKTAGWEQIELTTAADQLPVLLKRPSQKGKTYTIILTPAGKDSIPAKLIQELTATGNGIVLVDGWGIGTHNAPEARKIDGSLPPFHTLARSMIWLGKTIQGQWVQELQLLTAFLRQELQASSISIHASKELAVAALCFAALDGNISSLALKHCPVSYVFDQRAGIDYFNMAIHIPGILPWGDISLLAALSNANIILHEPVTMSGHPLDNNTLKSYQQEFNEINIKTGRKGQTVLKNENFDYEK, encoded by the coding sequence ATGGTAGTAGTTACAACACCACTATGTGGACAAACAACCAATGCCGCTAACCAACCGGAAGACAGGATAGCCGCACAGCTGAGAAAAGAGGCAGCCGCTGCCTTCCGGCATCATAGCACTTCCTTCTCCATGCAACACTGGCGGGAAACAAAAGAGGCACTGAAACAAAAGATCATCCGCCACACCGGTGTCCGCATCGACCACGACCTGCCATTGCTGTATCGGGAAACAGGACATACCCAACAGAATGGATATGTCGTAAAGAATATCCTGTTCCAGACACAACCTGGCGTAATGGCGACCGCCAACTTGTACATACCCGATGGAAAAGGCCCCTTTCCTGCCGTCATCAACAGTCACGGACATTGGAAAGATGCCCGCATGGGAGAAATGGTCCAGTCCCTCGCCCATTCATTGGCTCAGCAGGGATTCGTATGCCTGAACATAGATGCCTGGGGCGCCGGAGAAAGAACGTCCATACAAGGCGAAGCAGAGTATCACGGGGCTAACCTGGGCGCCTCCCTGATGAACATCGGCACCTCACTCATGGGCATGCAGCTTACTGACAACATCAGAGGTGTCGACCTCTTATGCACATTGCAGGAAGTAGATAAAACCCGTATAGGTGCCACCGGCGCCAGCGGCGGCGGCAACCAGACCATGTGGCTCGCAGCACTGGACGAACGTATCAAAGCAGCCGCCCCGGTAGTAAGTGTAGGCACCTTCGAATCCTATATCGTACATAGCAACTGCGTATGTGAACTGCTTCCCGATGGACTGACATTTACAGAAGAAGCGGCCGTTTTAGGTCTCATCGCACCGCGCGCACTCAAGATCTGTAACGCACAACGCGATGCCAGCAAGTCCTTCTCGCCGCAGGAAATGTTACGTACCTACCACCAGCTCTCACCCATATACGCTCAAGAGAAGGCAAAGGATAAATGCAGCTACGAAATATTCAATACCACACATGGATACTGGCCCGAGATCAGGGCCGCTGTACTGGGGTGGTTTACCTTACAGCTCAAAGGTACCGGCACCGGCGCTCCGCAGCAACTAGCGACTGTCGATCTGCTGTCTTTGGAACAATTGGCCGTCTTTCCCCACACCAGCAGGGATACCGCCGTAATGAGTACCGCCGCCTATTGCCACCGGCAGGGTACATTACGCAGAGAAGCCTATCTGCATACAACCGCGTTTAATCAAGCCCGTAAAAGAAAGGAACTGGCAGAAATCCTGCGCTTACAGCCCGTACCACCAGCACAACAGGTACAGCATAAAAGCAAAACCGCCGGATGGGAACAGATCGAACTGACAACCGCAGCAGACCAGTTACCCGTACTACTGAAACGGCCATCCCAAAAAGGGAAAACTTACACTATCATATTAACGCCCGCAGGAAAAGATAGCATACCCGCAAAACTCATACAAGAACTTACCGCTACTGGCAATGGGATCGTGTTGGTCGATGGCTGGGGAATAGGCACGCACAACGCACCGGAAGCACGTAAAATAGATGGTAGCCTGCCGCCTTTTCATACACTGGCCCGCTCTATGATATGGTTGGGAAAAACGATACAGGGACAATGGGTACAGGAACTGCAACTCCTCACCGCGTTTTTAAGGCAAGAGCTGCAGGCATCATCCATAAGTATCCACGCTTCAAAAGAGCTGGCAGTAGCCGCCTTGTGTTTTGCTGCCCTGGATGGTAACATATCTTCGCTGGCACTGAAGCACTGCCCGGTAAGCTACGTGTTCGATCAGCGCGCTGGCATAGACTATTTCAACATGGCCATTCATATACCAGGAATACTCCCCTGGGGAGATATATCCTTGTTGGCAGCACTGAGTAACGCAAACATCATACTCCATGAACCGGTTACCATGTCCGGTCATCCGCTGGATAACAACACACTGAAAAGCTATCAGCAGGAATTCAACGAAATAAATATAAAGACAGGACGGAAAGGTCAAACCGTGCTTAAAAATGAAAACTTCGATTATGAAAAATAA
- a CDS encoding LacI family DNA-binding transcriptional regulator, giving the protein MRRHFATIKDIAHALNISVSTVSRALRDTYDVNAETRQIVLEKAAELNYKPNFNAIGLVRNRTHTMGVLLPEITNYYFSTLFTGIQEVAYAAGYNLILFVTGNDADREVDVVRNLSLSSLDGLLVCVSSQADSEQHFQEVMDNGIPVVFFDRVAAHIATSKVMQDDYNGAFEATTHLLQNGYRKIAHIAGPEGLTFTQRRLKGYLDALRQYKLPVRPEWIVHSGFTQDHGENDLEQLWLCEDTPDAIFAVNDRKAVGAILALKRKDIRVGKEVGVIGFTNDPVAAIVSPSLSTIAEPAFEIGKISCQLLLKHIQKKRFEPEEVVLPGRLIVRESSGRG; this is encoded by the coding sequence ATGCGTCGTCATTTTGCCACTATCAAAGACATTGCACATGCCTTGAATATTTCCGTGTCAACGGTATCCAGGGCGTTAAGGGACACTTATGATGTGAATGCCGAGACCCGGCAGATCGTGTTGGAAAAGGCTGCGGAATTGAATTACAAGCCGAATTTCAATGCGATCGGGTTAGTGCGTAACCGTACGCATACTATGGGAGTGTTGTTGCCGGAGATCACTAACTATTATTTTTCCACTTTATTTACGGGGATACAGGAGGTTGCTTATGCTGCTGGGTATAATCTGATCTTATTCGTGACGGGTAATGATGCGGATCGGGAGGTGGATGTGGTGCGTAATTTATCGCTCAGCAGTTTGGATGGGTTGTTGGTATGTGTGTCTTCGCAGGCGGATTCGGAGCAGCATTTTCAGGAGGTGATGGACAATGGGATACCCGTAGTATTTTTCGACCGTGTTGCGGCGCATATTGCTACGTCGAAGGTGATGCAGGATGATTATAACGGTGCATTTGAAGCGACGACCCATTTGTTGCAGAACGGTTATCGTAAGATTGCGCATATTGCGGGGCCTGAGGGGCTTACTTTTACGCAGCGGCGGCTGAAGGGTTACCTGGATGCGCTCCGGCAGTACAAGTTGCCGGTACGGCCGGAGTGGATCGTTCATTCGGGGTTTACGCAGGATCACGGGGAAAATGACCTGGAGCAGTTATGGCTATGCGAGGATACGCCTGACGCAATCTTTGCGGTGAATGACCGGAAGGCGGTGGGAGCTATTCTAGCATTGAAGAGAAAGGATATACGGGTGGGCAAGGAAGTGGGGGTGATCGGGTTTACGAATGATCCTGTTGCGGCGATTGTTTCGCCCTCTCTGAGTACGATTGCGGAGCCAGCTTTTGAGATCGGCAAGATCAGTTGTCAGTTATTGCTGAAGCATATACAGAAGAAACGATTTGAGCCGGAGGAGGTGGTATTGCCAGGGAGGTTGATCGTGCGGGAGTCGAGTGGACGCGGATGA
- a CDS encoding SusC/RagA family TonB-linked outer membrane protein — protein MKRCMYPTNKCLYLLLLLLTLSLPGLAQDQGAIKGVVQDATAGTPLPGVSVSIKGTTKGTATDANGNFSITASPDAILVFSFMGYDKKEVNITGNSSLTIKLQQTTANLGEVVVTALGIERKTRSLGYATQQLKGADLVAVKDPNGNIMNSLSGKVAGIVTTPAATGPGSAVRVVLRGNRSLTGNNNALIVIDGVPVDNTMSTEAGGGGSVNTIATQSKSTGSSYSGSDGASNINPQDIESINVLKGPAAAALYGSRAANGALIITTKSGKSGAMSVNYNGGFAIDQPNLLMKFQNTYGRGNGGTYAPSAAESWGAPRKTYPGNVKSFYNTGTSINNSIDISGGSEKLRGYASYTNNANTGIIAGNNLQRHTLNLRLNAQVTPRLTTDVKVTYLDQKIKNKPRLGDNGIANEALIMPRDMSPDSLKMYERFDATGKPIPVYWTNSSIYVNPYWDVNRTSLNENRNRVILLGTAKYKLTDWLNIQGRYSLDRYDDKITGSYHEGTLAMPIAPGGRYIEGTISQWERNMDVLLSGANKIAGDIGVSYNLGAAVMTRRGANKQSLANGLVVPNRFHLNFAATPAFAVIDFEREIQSVYGSASFDFRQYLYLDVSARNDWSSTLPAPHSYFYPSVALSAVVSDMVHLPAWITYGKVRATYSQVGNDADSYLLMQAYSYSQGTGNGFISRDNLKYIPDLKPEQTKSYEVGLDWRFLNDRIGVDLALYKTNTINQLIFIGVPQATGFNQQYVNVGNIQNQGIEIVLTGTPVKQKNFTWNTTVNFARNKNKVISLLDGINETSLSPSNILGSLLIRPGGAYGDIYDRTWAKDEKTGQYLVNSAGLPVMTNTLQKLGNFNPDFTLGWSNRFQYKQFDLNVLVDGRVGGILVSGTDAFLAYYGLGDYTTNHRDGGLVLPGVVADGTNNTTTINAEKLWTNVSQSGRNGYAQFFAYSATNFRLRELALGYNFELNNKFVKQARISLTGRNLFFFYRGRSTLDIPGIGKRKLPVDPEAAIGTSNYQGIESGLLPATRSFGVNISLSF, from the coding sequence ATGAAAAGATGTATGTATCCAACCAACAAATGCTTATATCTCTTGCTGCTGCTGCTCACACTCTCCTTGCCCGGACTCGCTCAGGACCAGGGAGCAATAAAAGGTGTCGTACAAGATGCCACAGCAGGTACGCCCCTTCCCGGCGTCAGCGTGAGTATTAAAGGGACAACAAAAGGGACCGCCACCGACGCTAATGGAAACTTCTCCATCACTGCCTCACCAGATGCCATATTGGTCTTTTCCTTTATGGGTTACGACAAAAAAGAAGTAAACATCACTGGTAACTCCTCCCTGACGATCAAATTGCAACAAACCACCGCCAACCTCGGAGAAGTAGTCGTAACCGCATTGGGAATAGAACGCAAGACACGCTCATTAGGCTATGCCACCCAACAACTCAAAGGTGCCGATCTCGTAGCCGTAAAAGATCCCAATGGCAACATCATGAATAGCCTGAGCGGAAAAGTCGCAGGTATCGTTACCACTCCCGCCGCTACCGGCCCGGGTAGCGCAGTAAGGGTCGTACTCCGTGGTAACCGCTCCCTCACCGGCAACAACAACGCCTTGATCGTCATCGATGGCGTACCAGTAGACAACACCATGTCCACAGAAGCCGGCGGCGGCGGCTCCGTCAATACCATCGCTACTCAGTCCAAAAGCACCGGCAGCAGCTACTCCGGCAGCGATGGCGCTTCCAATATCAACCCGCAGGACATAGAATCTATCAACGTACTCAAAGGCCCGGCCGCCGCCGCACTATATGGCAGCCGCGCCGCCAACGGTGCCCTGATCATCACCACCAAATCAGGTAAATCAGGCGCCATGTCCGTCAACTATAACGGCGGCTTCGCCATCGATCAACCCAACCTCCTCATGAAATTCCAAAATACCTATGGCAGAGGAAATGGCGGAACATACGCCCCCTCCGCCGCAGAAAGCTGGGGCGCCCCGCGTAAAACATACCCGGGCAACGTAAAAAGCTTTTATAATACCGGCACCTCCATCAATAATTCAATAGACATATCAGGGGGCTCAGAAAAACTACGAGGATATGCCTCCTATACCAATAATGCCAACACCGGCATCATAGCAGGTAATAACCTCCAACGCCATACCCTTAACCTCCGCCTCAACGCTCAGGTAACACCTCGTCTCACTACAGATGTGAAAGTGACCTACCTCGATCAGAAGATCAAAAACAAACCACGCCTGGGAGACAACGGCATCGCCAACGAAGCCCTCATCATGCCTCGCGATATGAGCCCCGACTCACTCAAAATGTATGAACGTTTCGATGCCACCGGCAAACCCATCCCCGTCTACTGGACCAACTCCTCCATCTATGTCAATCCATACTGGGATGTCAACCGTACCAGCCTCAATGAAAACCGCAACAGGGTCATCCTCCTCGGAACCGCTAAATATAAACTGACAGACTGGCTCAATATTCAGGGCCGATACAGCCTTGACCGCTATGATGATAAAATCACCGGCAGCTACCACGAAGGCACCCTCGCCATGCCCATCGCACCGGGTGGCCGATATATCGAAGGCACCATCAGCCAGTGGGAACGTAATATGGATGTACTCCTGAGCGGCGCCAACAAGATCGCAGGAGATATCGGCGTCAGCTATAACCTCGGCGCCGCCGTAATGACCCGCCGTGGCGCCAACAAACAATCGCTGGCCAACGGTCTGGTCGTACCGAATAGATTTCATCTCAACTTCGCCGCCACACCAGCATTCGCAGTCATCGACTTCGAAAGGGAAATTCAATCCGTTTATGGTAGCGCCTCCTTCGACTTCCGGCAATACCTCTACCTCGATGTCAGCGCCCGCAACGACTGGTCCTCCACCTTGCCAGCACCACATAGCTACTTTTACCCGTCAGTAGCACTGTCTGCCGTCGTATCAGATATGGTCCACCTGCCTGCCTGGATCACCTACGGGAAAGTACGGGCAACCTACTCCCAGGTCGGTAATGATGCCGACTCGTACCTCCTCATGCAGGCATACAGCTACTCACAGGGCACCGGCAATGGCTTCATTTCACGGGATAACCTGAAATATATCCCCGATCTCAAACCCGAACAGACTAAATCCTATGAAGTAGGCCTCGACTGGCGCTTCCTCAATGATCGTATCGGCGTCGACCTCGCCCTCTATAAAACCAATACCATCAATCAGCTCATATTCATCGGCGTACCACAGGCAACAGGATTCAACCAGCAATATGTCAATGTAGGTAACATACAGAACCAGGGTATAGAAATAGTACTGACAGGTACACCTGTCAAACAAAAGAACTTCACCTGGAATACTACGGTCAACTTCGCCCGCAATAAAAATAAAGTGATCTCCCTCCTCGATGGCATCAACGAAACCAGCCTCTCACCTTCCAACATCCTGGGTAGCCTGCTGATAAGACCTGGCGGCGCATACGGAGATATCTACGACCGCACCTGGGCCAAAGATGAGAAAACAGGGCAATACCTGGTGAACAGCGCAGGTCTGCCGGTCATGACCAATACCTTGCAGAAACTGGGCAACTTCAACCCCGACTTCACCTTGGGATGGAGCAATCGCTTTCAATACAAACAATTCGATCTGAACGTGCTCGTCGATGGCAGGGTAGGAGGGATATTAGTCTCAGGCACCGACGCATTCCTCGCATACTATGGCCTCGGAGACTATACCACCAACCACCGCGATGGCGGCCTGGTATTGCCTGGCGTAGTGGCCGATGGCACTAACAATACCACCACTATCAATGCCGAAAAACTATGGACCAACGTATCACAGAGTGGTCGTAACGGTTACGCCCAGTTCTTCGCCTACAGCGCTACCAACTTCAGATTGAGAGAACTGGCACTGGGATATAATTTTGAACTGAACAATAAATTTGTGAAACAGGCAAGAATATCACTCACCGGCCGTAACCTCTTTTTCTTCTATCGCGGCCGCTCCACACTCGATATACCGGGCATAGGCAAACGAAAACTTCCCGTAGATCCGGAAGCAGCCATCGGTACCAGTAACTACCAGGGAATAGAATCCGGACTGCTACCCGCCACCCGCAGCTTCGGTGTTAATATCAGCCTTTCCTTCTAA